A part of Solibacillus sp. FSL H8-0538 genomic DNA contains:
- a CDS encoding YaaL family protein, with amino-acid sequence MLFSRKGKLKKEFDERLVATIKETKDEWNNAKVIEELMDDYSLDVISERKKAESIHFYLFKEARIRRVLIK; translated from the coding sequence ATGTTATTTTCTCGTAAAGGTAAGTTAAAGAAAGAATTCGACGAAAGACTCGTCGCAACGATTAAAGAGACAAAAGATGAATGGAATAACGCTAAGGTTATTGAAGAACTAATGGATGATTATAGTTTAGATGTAATCTCAGAACGAAAAAAAGCGGAAAGCATTCACTTTTACTTATTTAAAGAAGCACGTATTCGTCGCGTACTAATTAAATAG
- a CDS encoding RraA family protein, translated as MTTTIIEERFLALPTTAISDATGGHTNVSAGIKPLADHFKIAGRALTVRLPDGENGAVLEAISKANKGEILVIDAKGNTNRAVAGDFVMQLAQGVGVQGFIVDGVIRDLAAARAIDFPVFSLGTTVAAGNKFGGGAVGVPVSVGGVVVHPGDLIIGDIDGVIVIPQADAEKVAVAAEAKVAKDEAREQEALHNGEQSIRAYLAKVVK; from the coding sequence TTGACGACAACAATAATTGAAGAACGTTTTTTAGCATTGCCAACAACGGCAATTTCCGATGCAACGGGCGGTCATACAAATGTATCCGCGGGAATTAAACCACTGGCAGATCATTTTAAAATTGCGGGTCGTGCGTTAACGGTGCGTTTACCAGACGGGGAGAATGGTGCGGTACTAGAAGCGATTAGCAAGGCAAATAAAGGGGAAATATTAGTTATAGATGCAAAGGGCAATACAAACCGCGCCGTAGCAGGGGATTTTGTTATGCAACTAGCACAAGGGGTAGGAGTACAAGGCTTTATCGTAGACGGGGTTATTCGTGATTTAGCAGCGGCGCGGGCTATTGATTTTCCTGTTTTTTCACTCGGGACAACGGTAGCAGCAGGCAATAAATTCGGCGGTGGTGCAGTAGGTGTACCTGTTTCTGTTGGCGGTGTTGTCGTGCATCCTGGTGACCTTATCATAGGTGACATTGACGGAGTAATCGTAATACCTCAGGCAGACGCTGAAAAAGTAGCGGTAGCAGCAGAGGCCAAGGTAGCAAAGGACGAAGCGCGCGAGCAGGAAGCGCTCCATAATGGTGAACAATCAATTCGTGCTTATCTAGCAAAAGTTGTGAAATAA
- the dnaX gene encoding DNA polymerase III subunit gamma/tau, producing MTYQAFYRVYRPQSFREMSGQTHVKRTLQNALLASKTTHAYLFSGPRGTGKTSTAKIFSKALNCENAPASEPCNECATCKSIADGSHTDVIEFDAASNSRVEEMRDIIEKVRFAPASARFKVYIIDEVHMLSTSAFNALLKTLEEPPEHAVFILATTEPHKLPATIISRCQRFDFKRLSSADILDRMKIVLEDIALPYEEQALKVIAQSAAGGMRDALSLLDQVVSFSGDALQLEDALLVTGSVSQDVFYDIITSLQNKDVAQVISLLEGLIADGKEPLRLAEDLITFFRDLLLMQTSGDLEELLELVAPEEKFTQLAHGFSADTLYGFIDILAKTQQEMRFSHHTKIYLETALLKMAQHSSAGNVLVGVVGANPALEEKVIALENMVRQLTQQLQNGVSSVAQAKEAPRPRSKSPNGYNPPSGRIQEVLKTATKLDIKKIKSAWAMALGQMQKSQSALLAEAEPVAASTSAFVLKFKYDIHCQMVAENKALTSLFTQILSAELGTLYEVLCIPEGAWLTLRESFIRDNGLDQRKAQQAPQADGSVDISEPLYEEPFIDDVQQLASQDPIVLEAEKMFGKDFVDVVED from the coding sequence TTGACGTACCAAGCATTTTATCGCGTTTATAGACCGCAATCTTTTCGTGAAATGTCCGGTCAAACACATGTGAAAAGAACGCTTCAAAATGCTCTCCTAGCTAGTAAAACGACGCACGCCTATCTATTTTCCGGTCCGCGTGGAACAGGGAAAACGAGTACAGCTAAAATTTTCTCAAAAGCATTAAACTGTGAGAATGCACCAGCGAGTGAGCCGTGTAATGAGTGCGCAACGTGTAAAAGCATTGCAGATGGTTCGCACACGGATGTAATCGAGTTTGATGCGGCGTCTAATTCACGGGTAGAAGAGATGCGTGACATTATCGAAAAGGTACGCTTTGCCCCGGCAAGCGCGCGTTTTAAAGTGTATATTATTGATGAGGTGCATATGCTTTCTACAAGTGCATTTAATGCGCTTTTAAAAACTTTAGAAGAACCCCCAGAGCATGCGGTATTTATTTTGGCGACAACAGAGCCCCATAAGCTACCCGCAACAATTATTTCTCGTTGCCAACGCTTCGACTTTAAGCGACTTTCTTCTGCCGATATTTTAGATCGTATGAAAATTGTATTAGAAGATATTGCGCTTCCCTATGAGGAACAGGCGTTAAAAGTGATTGCGCAATCTGCTGCTGGTGGGATGCGTGATGCGCTAAGTTTACTAGATCAGGTAGTATCATTTAGTGGTGACGCACTGCAACTAGAGGATGCACTCCTTGTCACGGGTTCAGTTAGCCAAGATGTATTTTATGACATTATAACATCCTTGCAAAATAAGGATGTGGCGCAAGTAATTTCCTTATTAGAAGGTTTAATTGCGGATGGTAAGGAACCACTCCGTTTGGCGGAAGATTTAATTACATTTTTCCGCGACTTACTCCTTATGCAAACGAGTGGGGATTTAGAGGAATTACTAGAGCTAGTAGCACCAGAGGAAAAATTTACGCAGCTTGCGCATGGATTTTCGGCGGATACATTGTACGGGTTTATCGATATTTTGGCGAAAACGCAACAAGAAATGCGTTTCTCGCACCATACAAAGATTTATTTAGAAACCGCGTTATTGAAAATGGCTCAGCATTCGAGCGCGGGGAACGTTTTGGTAGGTGTTGTCGGTGCGAATCCTGCACTCGAGGAAAAAGTTATAGCGCTTGAAAATATGGTGCGCCAGTTAACGCAACAACTTCAGAACGGGGTGTCGTCAGTCGCGCAGGCAAAGGAAGCACCACGTCCGCGTTCAAAATCACCGAACGGCTATAACCCGCCGTCTGGTCGTATTCAAGAAGTACTGAAGACAGCGACTAAGTTAGATATTAAAAAAATTAAATCCGCGTGGGCGATGGCGCTAGGTCAAATGCAAAAATCACAATCCGCGTTACTAGCCGAAGCGGAACCAGTTGCCGCATCTACAAGTGCTTTTGTGTTAAAATTCAAGTATGATATTCATTGTCAAATGGTAGCTGAAAACAAAGCACTGACATCGCTGTTTACGCAAATTTTATCAGCGGAGCTCGGTACCTTATATGAAGTACTTTGTATTCCGGAAGGTGCATGGTTAACGTTACGTGAAAGTTTTATCCGTGACAATGGCTTGGATCAAAGAAAAGCCCAGCAGGCACCGCAAGCTGATGGAAGTGTGGACATAAGTGAACCTCTTTACGAAGAGCCGTTTATTGATGATGTACAGCAACTAGCCTCACAGGACCCGATTGTGCTTGAGGCCGAAAAAATGTTCGGTAAAGATTTTGTTGACGTTGTCGAAGATTAA
- a CDS encoding pro-sigmaK processing inhibitor BofA family protein, producing the protein MQTLIVSGICLLLFLIIIIGRNVGFGVLVERFAVLWFKVACAIVLLYVANLSLSNYGFIVPINGFSTLTIAFLGLPGVLCVFSLVIINK; encoded by the coding sequence ATGCAGACACTTATCGTAAGTGGAATCTGTTTGTTGCTCTTTTTGATTATTATAATAGGAAGAAACGTTGGATTCGGCGTGCTTGTTGAAAGATTTGCTGTGCTTTGGTTTAAGGTTGCGTGTGCAATTGTGTTACTGTATGTCGCTAATTTGAGCTTAAGTAACTACGGTTTTATTGTACCGATAAATGGATTTTCTACTTTGACAATAGCTTTTCTAGGGCTCCCAGGTGTTCTGTGTGTATTTTCTTTAGTAATTATTAATAAATAA
- a CDS encoding cation:dicarboxylate symporter family transporter — MLKKIKLSLAVQIVIGLVLGITVGAIFYGNAAVSTYLQPIGDVFLHLIKMIVVPIIVSTLIVGVAGTGDMKQLGRLGGKTLLYFEVITTIAIIVGLLAANLFQPGAGINMNELSEGDISSYVSTSETVGDQGPFHILVDIVPTNVIEAMASGNMLQIIFFSVLFGLGVAAIGDKGKPVLAFFQGVADAMFYVTNVVMKFAPFGVFALIGVTVSKFGLASLIPLGKLAILVYAAMFFFIFVILGITARIFGINILTMIKLIKAELILAYSTASSEAVLPRLMEKTEKMGAPKDIVSFVIPTGYSFNLDGSTLYQAIAALFIAQMYGIDLSIMDQITLMLVLMVTSKGIAGVPGVSFVVLLATLGTVGIPIEGLAFIAGIDRILDMMRTVVNVVGNTLSALVMAKWEKRFDEKKFDAYVAEELGQKA; from the coding sequence ATTTTGAAAAAGATTAAACTTAGTTTAGCGGTCCAAATAGTAATCGGGCTTGTATTAGGGATTACTGTCGGCGCCATCTTCTATGGTAACGCCGCAGTCTCAACCTATTTACAACCTATCGGGGATGTCTTCCTTCATTTAATAAAAATGATTGTTGTACCGATTATTGTTTCGACATTAATTGTCGGAGTTGCTGGCACGGGGGATATGAAGCAACTAGGTCGATTAGGCGGAAAAACACTACTTTATTTTGAAGTCATTACGACAATTGCTATTATTGTCGGTTTATTAGCAGCAAACCTATTCCAGCCAGGTGCTGGTATTAACATGAATGAATTATCAGAAGGTGATATTTCAAGTTATGTGAGCACATCGGAAACGGTTGGAGATCAAGGTCCATTCCATATTTTAGTAGACATCGTACCAACAAACGTGATCGAGGCGATGGCAAGTGGGAATATGCTACAAATCATCTTCTTCTCGGTATTATTCGGTCTAGGTGTTGCAGCCATTGGTGACAAAGGGAAACCAGTTTTAGCATTCTTCCAGGGCGTTGCAGATGCAATGTTCTACGTTACAAATGTAGTAATGAAATTTGCTCCATTTGGTGTATTCGCCTTAATCGGAGTAACGGTGTCTAAATTCGGTTTAGCATCCTTAATTCCTTTAGGTAAATTAGCCATCTTAGTATACGCAGCAATGTTCTTCTTCATTTTTGTAATACTCGGAATAACAGCGCGTATTTTTGGTATAAATATTTTAACAATGATTAAATTAATTAAAGCCGAGCTTATTCTAGCTTACTCAACAGCAAGTTCTGAAGCTGTACTTCCACGTTTGATGGAAAAAACAGAAAAAATGGGTGCACCGAAAGATATCGTTTCTTTCGTTATTCCAACAGGTTATTCATTTAATTTAGATGGTTCAACACTTTACCAAGCAATTGCTGCATTATTCATTGCGCAAATGTATGGCATTGATCTTTCGATTATGGATCAAATTACGTTAATGCTTGTTTTAATGGTTACTTCTAAAGGGATTGCTGGTGTTCCAGGCGTATCATTCGTTGTACTGCTTGCAACATTAGGCACAGTAGGAATTCCAATAGAAGGTCTTGCGTTTATCGCAGGGATCGACCGTATCCTCGACATGATGCGTACTGTTGTTAACGTTGTTGGTAATACATTATCAGCACTTGTTATGGCGAAATGGGAAAAACGCTTTGACGAGAAGAAATTTGATGCTTACGTAGCCGAAGAACTTGGCCAAAAAGCATAA
- a CDS encoding ATP-binding protein yields the protein MLLREEFTLETKQPISKSSRTLVIILFIALLTALGSELKIMPFEDAPFRFGLGSIIFFLALLIQPVPIIKTGIITGFTVVAFRALVDTLYTGNPISQQWVEHFPAALFYIVFAVCLKTINIEQIKSHPFMLGLYGIAFEVLANTMEQLTMTLFITQQRATYDEFLLFVAVAFLRSFFVVGFYSTITVSEQKKQMQQLLNIHSELYVESLYLQKSMAQIEQITADSFQLYKQLKPVDTSFSSELLRISQEIHEIKKDTERIYAGLSKIVTTKRSDTFLLSDLIRFVVEANENYANLLNKRISFTTACSTDMRTHEHIALLALLNNLVANAVEAIEQVGSIELTIHSTPQKTTFVVKDDGQGIKASMLSVIFDPGFTSKFNEAGIASTGIGLSHVQTIISRLQGNITVISAEWTTFTVTVPTKKLCSKEATK from the coding sequence ATGCTATTAAGGGAGGAATTTACACTGGAAACAAAACAGCCAATCTCAAAATCCTCTCGCACTTTAGTTATTATCTTATTTATTGCTTTATTAACTGCCCTTGGAAGCGAGTTAAAGATTATGCCATTTGAGGATGCCCCTTTCCGATTTGGACTAGGGAGCATTATATTCTTTTTGGCATTACTCATCCAACCAGTCCCCATTATAAAAACAGGTATTATTACAGGGTTCACCGTCGTTGCTTTTCGAGCCCTTGTCGATACGCTTTATACCGGAAACCCAATCTCCCAACAGTGGGTAGAGCATTTCCCGGCCGCATTGTTCTATATTGTTTTTGCAGTCTGCTTAAAAACAATCAATATTGAGCAAATTAAATCACATCCGTTTATGCTTGGACTTTACGGCATTGCCTTTGAAGTACTAGCAAATACGATGGAACAATTAACGATGACACTCTTTATCACGCAGCAGCGGGCTACTTACGATGAATTTTTATTATTTGTAGCAGTTGCTTTTTTACGAAGCTTTTTCGTCGTTGGCTTTTATAGCACGATTACCGTTTCTGAACAAAAGAAGCAGATGCAACAGCTACTTAATATTCACTCCGAATTATATGTGGAATCTTTATATTTACAAAAATCGATGGCGCAAATTGAACAAATTACGGCCGACAGTTTTCAATTATATAAACAGTTAAAGCCGGTTGACACTAGTTTTAGCAGTGAACTCCTGCGCATTTCTCAAGAAATTCACGAAATAAAAAAAGACACCGAACGGATTTATGCAGGACTTTCTAAAATTGTTACTACTAAACGCTCCGATACTTTTTTATTGTCAGATTTAATTCGTTTTGTTGTTGAAGCAAACGAAAACTATGCGAACCTGTTAAATAAACGAATTTCATTTACGACAGCTTGTTCTACAGATATGCGAACACACGAACACATTGCCTTACTAGCCTTGTTGAATAATTTAGTGGCAAATGCAGTAGAAGCGATTGAGCAAGTAGGTTCGATTGAACTAACCATCCATTCTACACCGCAGAAGACGACCTTTGTTGTAAAGGATGACGGACAAGGGATTAAGGCATCTATGCTGTCGGTTATTTTTGACCCTGGATTTACATCTAAATTTAACGAAGCAGGTATCGCTTCTACAGGAATTGGCCTTTCACATGTCCAAACGATTATTTCAAGACTTCAAGGGAATATTACTGTCATAAGCGCTGAATGGACAACCTTTACCGTGACGGTCCCAACGAAAAAATTATGTTCTAAGGAGGCAACTAAGTAA
- a CDS encoding YbaB/EbfC family nucleoid-associated protein yields the protein MRGMGNMQGMMKKMQKMQKEMMEAQEALNEQQFEGTAGGGMVKVVMNGQRQVLNVNLDESVVDPEDIEMLQDLIVVATNEALKKVEDTTASTMGKFTQGMNLPF from the coding sequence ATGCGTGGTATGGGGAATATGCAAGGTATGATGAAAAAAATGCAAAAGATGCAAAAAGAAATGATGGAAGCACAAGAAGCGTTAAACGAACAACAATTTGAAGGTACAGCTGGCGGCGGTATGGTGAAAGTGGTCATGAACGGTCAACGCCAAGTACTTAATGTAAACTTAGATGAGTCTGTAGTAGACCCTGAGGATATCGAAATGCTACAAGATTTAATTGTTGTAGCAACAAACGAAGCGCTGAAAAAGGTAGAGGACACTACTGCTTCAACTATGGGTAAATTCACTCAAGGGATGAATCTGCCATTCTAG
- a CDS encoding response regulator, with protein sequence MRYFIVDDDRASRIMLANIINECALGTVIGEAKNGQDAIPQILMTQPEFVLIDLLMPKLDGIETIERLHENRFEGNFIMISQVVNKEMVAESYEKGVEFFIHKPINKIEVQMVLQKTEEQHRLKNSIKAIRQSLTLFEVPDVKHTKKTTRDHIQSILNDIGIVGEVGSEDIITIIEHLLLEKHKIAPLPPLKEIYEKVAMLTKTTPDELVKESKAIEQRIRRTILAGMINLANLGIVDYTNSEFEYYAPRYFDFTDIRHLMHQIEKNEHRKAKVNIKKFIQVLYSEIISKAD encoded by the coding sequence ATGCGCTATTTTATCGTAGACGATGACCGCGCAAGTCGCATAATGCTAGCTAATATTATTAATGAGTGCGCACTCGGGACAGTCATCGGCGAAGCAAAGAACGGACAAGACGCCATTCCACAAATTCTGATGACTCAGCCTGAATTCGTGTTGATTGATTTACTCATGCCGAAACTGGACGGCATAGAAACAATAGAACGATTGCATGAAAACCGTTTCGAAGGAAATTTTATTATGATCTCACAAGTAGTAAATAAAGAAATGGTCGCAGAAAGTTATGAAAAAGGGGTCGAATTTTTTATTCATAAGCCTATAAATAAAATTGAAGTGCAAATGGTACTACAAAAAACAGAAGAACAGCATCGTTTGAAAAATTCTATTAAAGCCATTCGCCAGTCACTTACACTTTTTGAGGTACCGGATGTGAAGCATACGAAAAAAACGACACGCGATCATATTCAGTCCATCCTAAATGATATCGGAATTGTTGGAGAGGTTGGCAGTGAAGACATTATTACAATAATCGAGCACCTACTGCTCGAAAAACATAAAATTGCACCACTTCCTCCGTTAAAGGAAATTTATGAAAAAGTGGCGATGCTCACAAAAACAACACCCGATGAACTTGTGAAGGAAAGTAAGGCGATTGAACAGCGTATACGTCGCACGATTTTAGCAGGGATGATTAACTTAGCTAACCTTGGCATTGTAGACTATACAAATTCCGAGTTTGAATACTATGCACCACGTTATTTTGACTTTACAGATATTCGTCATTTAATGCATCAAATAGAAAAAAACGAGCATCGTAAGGCAAAAGTAAACATCAAAAAATTCATTCAAGTTTTATATTCTGAAATAATTAGCAAAGCAGATTAG
- the recR gene encoding recombination mediator RecR, which yields MHYPEPISKLIDSFMKLPGIGPKTAARLAFFVLKMKEDTVLSFAKALVDAKRNLMYCSQCGHITDIDPCHICSDKQRDVSTICVVQDPKDVIAMEKMRDYHGLYHVLHGAISPMDGVGPEDINVAALLTRLHDERVQELILATNPTIEGEATAMYISRLVKPSGIRTTRIAHGLPVGGDLEYADEVTLSKALEGRREL from the coding sequence ATGCACTATCCTGAACCAATATCAAAGCTAATTGATAGCTTTATGAAATTGCCAGGCATTGGACCAAAAACAGCTGCCCGTTTAGCTTTTTTTGTTTTAAAAATGAAGGAAGATACAGTACTTTCTTTTGCAAAAGCTTTAGTTGATGCAAAACGTAATTTGATGTATTGCTCGCAATGTGGTCATATTACAGATATTGATCCGTGCCATATTTGTTCGGATAAGCAACGAGACGTTTCAACAATTTGTGTCGTACAAGATCCGAAAGATGTCATTGCGATGGAGAAAATGCGTGATTATCATGGGCTATACCATGTACTTCACGGTGCAATCTCGCCGATGGACGGGGTAGGGCCGGAGGATATTAATGTAGCTGCTTTACTAACGCGTCTTCATGATGAACGTGTACAAGAATTAATTTTGGCAACGAACCCGACAATTGAAGGGGAAGCGACGGCTATGTATATTTCACGTCTAGTAAAACCTTCTGGTATTCGTACAACGCGGATTGCGCACGGATTGCCTGTAGGTGGCGACTTAGAATATGCGGATGAAGTAACGTTGTCAAAAGCGTTAGAAGGCCGACGTGAATTATAA